In one window of Gossypium hirsutum isolate 1008001.06 chromosome A01, Gossypium_hirsutum_v2.1, whole genome shotgun sequence DNA:
- the LOC107917951 gene encoding stem-specific protein TSJT1 yields MLAIFHKAFANPPEELNSPASHKSTKKPKQPEETLNDFLSHHPHNTFSMSFGNAAVLAYVRHERAASVHQRLFCGFDDIYCLFLGSLNNLFMLNRQYGLSKGSNEAMFVIEAYRTLRDRGPYPADQVVKDLEGSFAFVIYDSKTGTVFAALGSDGGVKLYWGIAADGSVVISDDLDVIKEGCAKSFAPFPTGFMFHSEGGLMSFEHPMNKIRAMPRVDSEGVICGANFKVDVYSRVNSIPRVGSATNWTDHWDSH; encoded by the exons ATGTTGGCTATTTTTCACAAGGCATTTGCTAATCCACCAGAGGAGCTGAATAGTCCAGCTTCTCATAAATCTACTAAGAAGCCTAAACAGCCTGAAGAAACCCTAAATGATTTCCTATCTCATCACCCTCACAACACTTTCTCCATGAGCTTTGGCAACGCTGCTGTTTTGGCTTATGTCCGCCATGAACGTGCTGCTTCAGTTCATCAGAG GTTGTTTTGTGGGTTTGATGACATATACTGCCTTTTCTTAGGGAGCTTGAACAATCTATTTATGCTGAATAGACAGTATGGTCTTTCCAAAGGGAGCAATGAGGCGATGTTTGTGATTGAAGCATATAGGACACTAAGGGATAGGGGTCCATACCCTGCTGATCAGGTTGTTAAGGATCTTGAAGGAAGCTTTGCCTTTGTGATCTATGACAGCAAGACTGGAACCGTGTTTGCTGCACTGGGGTCTGATGGTGGAGTGAAGCTGTATTGGGGGATTGCAGCTGATGGCTCTGTGGTCATATCTGATGATTTAGATGTCATTAAAGAAGGGTGTGCCAAATCCTTTGCTCCTTTCCCAACTG GATTCATGTTCCACAGTGAAGGGGGGCTGATGAGCTTTGAGCATCCAATGAACAAAATCAGGGCAATGCCGAGGGTAGACAGTGAAGGAGTGATTTGTGGTGCTAATTTCAAGGTTGATGTTTACAGTAGAGTTAATAGCATTCCACGAGTGGGCAGTGCAACCAATTGGACTGATCACTGGGATTCCcattaa